The genomic stretch TTTACCGCGTCAAGGCTTACGAGCTTCCTGAAGGCGCGCGTGACGCTCGCGGCATGCATTTGGCGAACCTTCTTGCCATGCAGCCCGACGAAACAGTCATGGAGGTTCTCGACCTACGCGACTACGACGTCGCCCCCTACCTCGTCCTGGCCACCCGCAGCGGCCTGGTCAAGAAGACCCGCCTGTCCGAGTACGACTCCCCCAGGTCCGGCGGTCTGATCGCGATCAACCTGCGGGAGGACGACGAGGTCATCGGAGCCCGACTGGTCTCCGAGACCGACGACCTGCTGCTGGTCTCCAGGGGAGCCCAGTCGATCAGGTTCACCGCCTCCGACGAGGCGCTTCGCCCCATGGGCCGGGCGACCAGCGGTGTCATCGGAATGAGGTTCCTCGAAGGTGACGAACTTCTTTCCATGAATCGGATGGCCGACGGTCAAGATGTGCTTATCGCCACCGAGGGTGGGTACGCAAAACGGACGCCAGTCGAGCAGTATCCAGTTCAGGGCCGTGGCGGTAGAGGGGTGCTCACGGCAAAAATCGTGAGCTCCCGTGGCAAGCTGGTCGGAGCCGTCATGGTCAACCCAGAGGACGAGGTCTTCGCGATCACGTCCGCCGGCGGGGTGATCCGGACGAGTGCCGGCGAGATCAAGCAGTCCGGCCGCCAGACCATGGGAGTGCGATTGATGAATCTCGCTGAAGGCGACAGCGTGGTGGCCCTCGCCCGAAACGCGGAGTCGATGGAGACTTCGGTGGAAATTGAGGAAGACGGGGGAGGAGAGTAGTCCATGAGCGCCCAGGGTGGTCCCGCAAGGACGAAGGCGACTTCGGGTAACGGACAGCAACCGAACAAGCCCGCAGAAACCGAGATTTTCAACCCGGTCGACGAAGAACAGGAAACCACCTCGCCCGCGCAGGGCAAGCCTGTCCCGCCCAAGCCCAAGCCCAAGGAAGACGGGCAGCAGCAGCGGTCGCAGGCCCCCGCCTCCGGGCCCGCTCCTGCTCCCGGGCCCCCTGCCCCTGCCCCTGCGCCCGCGCCTGGGCAGCAGGCAGAGGGCAACGACACCGTCCGCATCCGTTCGCTGGCCACCGAGGCCCCGCCCGCGGTCGAGCTGACGAAGAAGAAGTCGTCGAGCGGCGGCGCCGGCCGGCTGCCCCGCAAGGCCCACCTGGTCCTGCGCCGCATCGAGCCGTGGTCGGCCATGAAGTTCAGCTTCGTGGTCTCCCTGGTGTGCTTCGTGGTGCTGTTCGTGGCCGT from Nonomuraea polychroma encodes the following:
- a CDS encoding DUF3566 domain-containing protein, which encodes MSAQGGPARTKATSGNGQQPNKPAETEIFNPVDEEQETTSPAQGKPVPPKPKPKEDGQQQRSQAPASGPAPAPGPPAPAPAPAPGQQAEGNDTVRIRSLATEAPPAVELTKKKSSSGGAGRLPRKAHLVLRRIEPWSAMKFSFVVSLVCFVVLFVAVAVLYGVLSALGVFDSIVDLVNQLGQGEQGQSSIPIDIASWFEPVRILGYTALIGAVNVVLITALSTLGAVIYNISSDLVGGVEVTFSEAE